GGTGCCGGAACGATGAGGTGAGCGCTCGGAGCCTAGTCATTATTCTCGACCAGCCATAGGTACGCGTCCTCGAGCGTGGGTTCCTTGATCTTCATGTCTATGATGTTATTGCTGCTCAACCTGCCCGCTATGGGGGCCAGCATCTCTCCGGCGTCGGCCACCTGGACCCGGAGCACCTGCTTCTCCTCGTTCATGGTGGCACTGACAGCCCGTACACCCGGAATCGATCTGAGCGACTCGACGTCCTTGTCGGTCAGGCCGAAACCCTCCACTTCAACGACGCAGGTGTCCTTCATCAGCGACTTGAGGCCGCGGGGCGTGTCCATGGCCACTATCTTCCCTTTGTTGATGACCGCCAGACGGTCGCACAGCTCGTCCGCCTCGAACATATAATGAGTGGTCATGAGGATGGTCTTCTCCTTTGCCAGGAGTCCCTTTATCAGATTCCTGGTGTCGCGGGATGCCTGCGGATCAAGACCGATCGTCGGTTCGTCCATGAAGATCACCTCCGGATCGTTGATCAGTCCCTTGGCGATGTGCAGTCTCTGCTTCATGCCGCGGGAATAGTCCTCCACACGATCGTCGCATCGGTCCAGCAGATCGACCATGCGAAGCACGTCCTCGATGCGCCTCTCCCTCTCATGGCGAGGTACGCCGTACAGATCGGCGAAGTACCTCAGGTTCTGCCTGCCGCTGATCCGGAAATACAGGCCCCTTTCCCCGCCGATGATCAAACCGATGCGCTTCCTGACCTCGTAGGGGTGGGCACTGACATCATAGCCCAGCACCCTGGCGCTGCCTGATGTCGGGACCAGAAGGGTGGTCAGCATCTTGATCGTGGTGGTCTTTCCGGCGCCGTTCGGACCAAGTATGCCGAACAACTCCCCCTTCTTCACCGAGAAGGATATATGGTCCACGGCCAGGGTCTCTTTCCTCTTCTTATGGATGAAACCTTGGCTAGACCTGTAGACACGGACCAGATCGTCGACCTCGATGACGTTCCCGGTATCAGATTGATGATTCTCCGACATGAACGATGTGGTGACTTTTTCGGAGCTAATATACGTTTCGGAGACCTATCCGAAATCCGCTGGCCATGATCAAATTATGCTAGACAGTATCAGGCAGGGATGGGCTTTTGGTATATTCTCTCCCTGCTCTTGAAGGTCGTCAGAAGACGTGACGCGTCCCCTACCAGGGTCTCGGTGTTGCCCATGACGAAATAGCCGCCATAGTTCAACGAGTCGTGGAATTTCATGTAAAGATGCTCCTGCATATCACGGGTGAAGTAGATGACCACATTGCGGCAGAATATGCAATCGAATCTCGCGGGAGGCTTGGAAGCGATCAGGTCGATCTTGCGCAGGTCGACCATATCCATGATGTCCTGGGATATCTGGAGCATCTCTCCCTCCGTGGTGAAGTACCTTTCCAGGTACTCCTTCTTGACATTGGTCACCTGGCGTTGAAGATACCTTCCCGCTGCCGCG
This genomic stretch from Methanomassiliicoccales archaeon harbors:
- a CDS encoding ATP-binding cassette domain-containing protein — encoded protein: MSENHQSDTGNVIEVDDLVRVYRSSQGFIHKKRKETLAVDHISFSVKKGELFGILGPNGAGKTTTIKMLTTLLVPTSGSARVLGYDVSAHPYEVRKRIGLIIGGERGLYFRISGRQNLRYFADLYGVPRHERERRIEDVLRMVDLLDRCDDRVEDYSRGMKQRLHIAKGLINDPEVIFMDEPTIGLDPQASRDTRNLIKGLLAKEKTILMTTHYMFEADELCDRLAVINKGKIVAMDTPRGLKSLMKDTCVVEVEGFGLTDKDVESLRSIPGVRAVSATMNEEKQVLRVQVADAGEMLAPIAGRLSSNNIIDMKIKEPTLEDAYLWLVENND